In Natrinema amylolyticum, the DNA window CGCTCTCCTGTTGGATGTCGTCGATGTTGTCCTGTGCCTCGATAGCGACCTGCTGGAGGCGCTTGATCCGCGGGACGTTCGTCACGCCCGAGAGCAAGATCGCCGCGGCCACCTCGGGCTCTTCTCGGGGGAAGTCGCCACCGCGAACTTCCATGCTGCCCGTTTCCTCCTCGAGCCACTTGCGGCCGCGTTCGATGCCTTTCCGGTTCAGGTACTCCGGCGGACCGGAGAGCACGAGCAGGGCGCGCTCCGTGCCTTCGATCTCGCAGGGGAGCGTGAGTCGGCCGAGTGCGGCCTTGCGGACGAGGCTCGTGATGCGGTTGGTCGTGTTCGCGGCGTCGAGATCGTCGTCCGTCCCGCCGCCACCGTCGCCGGTGAACCGCGAGAGCAGCCCGCCGCCGGAGTTGAGTTCGACTTCCTCGGAGGCGAATCCGACGGTGGAGACGCCGCCGCCGGAGAGCGTGTTGATGATCTCCGAGGAGTCGACGACGCTCTCGGCTACTTCCTGGCCGTCGCCGACTTCGCCAGCTCCGAAGAGGATGCCGAACCGGCGGACGATCTCCTCGTTGATCTGGTCGTAGCCGCCCTCAACGGACTCGCCGGTCTGTCGCCAGGAGTCGTTGTCGAAGACGAGCAGGTTGTCGACTTCGCGAACGAACGTCTGGAAGGACCGCGCCGCGTTGAGCGTATAGATTCCGCCTTCGTCCGTGCCCGGCAGGACGCCGAGCCCGTAGACGGGGATCGTGTAGATTCGCTTGAGGTGTTTGGCGAGGACCGGCGCGCCGCCCGATCCGGTACCGCCGCCCATCCCGGAAACGATCAGGAAGGCGTCGACCTCGTGAGTCGGGATCTGGTCGATGGCGTTTTGGACCTCGTCGATGTCCTCCTCGGCGACTTCCGCGCCGAGCTCGTTGTCAGCACCCACGCCGTGGCCCTTCACCCGGGCCTGGCCGATGAGTACGCGATTCTCCTGTGGAATATTATCCAGACCCATGAGGTCCGCTTTCGCGGAGTTGACAGCGATCGCTGCCCGGACGATTCCGCTACCCGTCCGATCGTCGTAATCGAGGAACCGATCGACGATTTTGCCACCGGCCTGTCCGAATCCGATCATCGCCAGCTTCATTGTTTGTCAGGGGGCTCCGTTGGATTGGTACCAGTGCAATGGAGGATATAAATCTTGTGCAAATCTGACTTTCTCGATTGAGTTACTATTGAAGCTAATCGACGGAACGAGACGGTATTCGGGCCGATTCTGTGTCCGAAAAAACGGTGTCACTCGACCCATAGATATTTTTACATCAGAGGCGGCGAGTGAAATCCGAACGACCGGGCGGCGACGTCAAACCGTTTCCGGACGTTTCTCCCGGGTACCGGTTCGCTCGAGGCCGAGATACGAACCGAGCGTCCGCAGGTCCGCGGGATCGCGGCCGAACGCGGTCACGTCGTTGTCGTCGACCGTGTTGTCGAACTCGAGCGATCGGGCCTGATCGGGGCCGAAGGGGACGAACGGGAGCGAGTCGACCGCGGAGAGGCCCAGTTTCGCCAGCCCCATCGGGATCGAGACGATCGTGACGTCTTTTCCCTCGGCCGCGTAGACCAGCTCCGTGATGTCTGCGAGCGTAGCGATCTGTGGCCCGGCGAGCTCGTAGGTTTCGCCGACGTGGGCGTCGTCCTCGAGCGTCTCGGCCAGCATCGGGACGAGGTCGCCGATCCAGATAGGCTGGAACCGCGTCTTTCCACCGCCCGGCAATCCCGTCACGTACGGCGTCGTCAGGGTCTTCGTGAACTCGATGAACTCGCTGCCGTCGCCGAAGACGACCGACGGGCGAACGATCGTCCACTCGAGCGAGGACTCCGTGACAACTGCCTCGGCCTTCCCCTTGGCGCGGATATAGGCCGTCGCACCGTTCGGATCGGCACCGAGCGCGCTTATCTGAAGGAATCGAGTGGCGTCGCCGGCTTCGGCGGCCCGGACGAGGTTCTCGGTGCCCCCGAGGTGGACTTCCTCGTGACCCGGCCCGCCGCGGGGCTTGTAGAGCGGCGAGAGCGAGACGAGGTTGACGACGGCGTCGTGGTCCGCCACCGTATTGGCGATCGAATCGTAGGCGCTGACGTCGCCCATCGCAGACTCCACGCCGTCGGGGAGCCCCTCATCGTCCGGGGATCGAGAGAGTGCCGTCACCTCGTGGCCGCGCTCGACCAGTTCCGCACACAGGTTCGTGCCGATGAAGCCGGTGCCACCGGCGACGAGGACGTTCATGGACGGAATATGACTCCGCAGCGATAAATAGTGGGCGGCTACGTGAGAAGGCGACTCGAGGCTCGACAGATTGTAGTAGCCGTCACGACGAGAGGCGACCATGCTCGTCACGCTCGAGGGACTGGACGGCAGCGGCAAGACGACGGTCCGGGAGGCGCTCGAGGAGCGCTATCCCGACGCCGTGTTCACGCGCGAACCGACGGACGACTCCTGGTACGGCGACGCCGTCTATCGCTCGATCGAGGACGACGACGCCGACCCGCTGGCGGAACTCTTCCTCTACACCGCCGATCACGCCGACCACCTCTCGCGGGTGATCGACCCCGCCCTCGAGCGCGGCGACCTCGTGATCTCCGACCGGTACTCGGACTCGCGGTTCGCCTATCAGGGTGCGACGCTCGCCGCAGCCGACGGCCACGACCTCGACGATCCGCTCGAGTACGTCATCGACATCCACCGGCCGTTCTCGACCGAGCCGGACCTGACAGTCTACCTCGATCTCGATCCCGAGGCCGCCGCGACCCGCGCGGGAACGACGAACAAGTTCGAACGAGCCGAGTACCTCGAGGCGGTCCGCGAGAACTACGAGCGGCTGATCGAGCGCGACCCCGACCGGTTCGTCCGCGTCGACGCGACGCAGTCGCCCGATGCGGTGCTCGAGGCGGTGACGGACGCGATCGCGACGGCGGCGGACTCCGAGTAGTCGCTCTCTCGGCTCTCATCGCTTCGACTGTCCGCGTTCGGCGGAGAAATCTCGACGCCGGATTCGGGCAAAGCCTTTAGTCGTGCCAGAGTGTACCACACCTTCGATGGTCCACGCGTTCATCATGGTGAAGACGGCCGCCGGAAAGTCCGAGGGGCTGCTCGCAGAGATCGACGGCCTCGAGTCGGTCGCCGACGCGCATATCGTCGCGGGCAACTACGATATCATCGCGGAGGTCGACGCAGCGGAAGTCTACGACGTGCTCCAGACCGTCTCCTCGAGCATTCAGGGGCTGGACGGCGTCACCGACACGAAGACGTACATTGCGATGGGATAACGGCTCGGTCACTCGTTCTCGCGAGACGGTCGTCGCGGCCGTCGACGCTCGTTCGATCTTCCTTTCTCCGTCGGAATCGATCGTCGAGTCGAACGACCCGTTCGACGGTATCCCATGGTAGTCGGGGGCAAACTTATTCACCGGGGCCGGTGTACTCCCGTCCATGCGGTTCGTGATTATCGGGGCCGGACGGGTCGGTCTGCGCACAGCACGCGTCTTGCGTGACGAGGACCACGAGGTGACGATGGTCGAACGCGACGAACCGACGCTCAGACGCGCCCGTGACCAGGGCTTTCCCGTCGTCGAGGGCGACGGGTCCCGCGAAGACGTTCTGGAGGAGGCCGGCATCACGGAGGCCGACGCCGTCGGCGCGCTGACCGGCGACCTCAACGTCAACTTCACCGCCTGCATGATCGGCGACCACTACGGCTGTCGAACCGTCATGCGGATCGACGAGGCCTACCGCGAGGGGATTTATCGCAAGTACGCCGAGCAGGTCGACGAGATCATCTATCCCGAACGCCTCGGCGCGATCGGCGCGAAAAACGCCCTGCTCGGCGGGACGATCCGCGCCATCGCCGACATCGCCCCGCATCTGCAGGTCGTCGAACTCACGATCACCAGCGAGGCCCCAGTCAACGGCTACACGATCAGCGAACTGCAACTGCCCGCCGATGCGACCCTCCTCGCCTTCGGGAAGGGCGAGGCCCCGCTCGAGATTCCCACCGAAGACCTCTCGATCGAGGACGACGACCGACTCGTCGTCCTGGCTGACTTCGCCGTCCTGAGCGAGGTCCGCCAGCTCCTGGTCGGCGAGACGGCGAAGCGTGCGGCCGCGAACGCGGGCGCGGGCTCGAGTTCAGCGGCGACGGAACTGCTGGAGACCGAGACGGACTCGGAGCCGGAGACCGAGTCCGATTCCGGAGGTGTCAACTGATGGTTACCGCGTTCATCATGATCAAGGCGAACACGGGCGAGGCGGATCGACTCAGAGACAGTATCGAATCCATCGACGGCGTTCAATCGGCTCACATCGTCGCCGGTGACGTCGATCTCATCGCGAAAGCGGTGGTCGAGACGCCCGCTGAAGTCAAAGCAATCGCGGCCACCCACATCCAGGCCATCGAGGGCGTCGAAGACACACAGACGTACATCGCGATGGACTAAAGACGAATTTTTGCCGAGGGCGCGGCGAAGCCGCGCTCTCGTTCCGGGTCAGTCGTCGGCCCGCTCGCTCAGCCTGCGGCTTCGCTCGCGGTGAATTTCGGGTAACCGCCTGCTCTCCCCCGAGTCGTGAGGATCTCGCGTCTGCTCGAGCCCCATTCTCGGCCACAGAACAAAACCTTGAGTGGGAAACGCTCGTCGGCGGGCTATAGCGGCATACCGCCGCTGCTTCCGTCCCCGTCCGCGGCTTGTTGCCCTCTGCTCTGGGCGTTTTCGAGCAGCGTCGCCGCCTCGCCCTGATACTCGTAGCCGGGGATGATTCCCTGTGCGAAGGTGCCCTCGACGAACTCGATCAGGGCCTTGGCATCGTCGACGCCCTCGCCGGCGTCCCAGGCGGTGTACTCGAGGCGGACGCGGACTTCGTCGGCGTCGCGTTCGACGACCGGCTCGTCGTGGGTGCTCGTGTGGGCGACGGTGAAGACGTCCTGCAGGCGTCGCTCGAGGGTCTCGAACCAGCCGTCCTCGACGGGATCCGCGACGACCTCGTCGGCGACGGCGGCGTCGAGGCTGGGGAGGAAGACGGTGACGCGGAATCGGCCGTCGCGTTTCCCGTCGGCGTCGTCGGCCGTGATCGTCGTCTCGAAGACGGTCGTCGCGAGATCGTAGCCGTCGCCGGTCCGGTCGAACGCGTCGTGGGACTCGAGTTCGCTGGCGACGGGGTCTGGAAGATCGGTCATTAGAGACATCCACGGGCGTGGCGGAAAAGGGTGTTACGCTGTGCCGACGTTGCGCGGTCCACCTCGTAGGAAACTGTTACGCAGCGGAAATCGCGGGGCGGCGACGGGACCGTTTCGCGAGGGAAGTACCGAATTTCTCCCGGAAACGGCCCGCA includes these proteins:
- a CDS encoding tubulin/FtsZ family protein, which translates into the protein MKLAMIGFGQAGGKIVDRFLDYDDRTGSGIVRAAIAVNSAKADLMGLDNIPQENRVLIGQARVKGHGVGADNELGAEVAEEDIDEVQNAIDQIPTHEVDAFLIVSGMGGGTGSGGAPVLAKHLKRIYTIPVYGLGVLPGTDEGGIYTLNAARSFQTFVREVDNLLVFDNDSWRQTGESVEGGYDQINEEIVRRFGILFGAGEVGDGQEVAESVVDSSEIINTLSGGGVSTVGFASEEVELNSGGGLLSRFTGDGGGGTDDDLDAANTTNRITSLVRKAALGRLTLPCEIEGTERALLVLSGPPEYLNRKGIERGRKWLEEETGSMEVRGGDFPREEPEVAAAILLSGVTNVPRIKRLQQVAIEAQDNIDDIQQESEENLEELVEDDEDELEPLF
- a CDS encoding complex I NDUFA9 subunit family protein encodes the protein MNVLVAGGTGFIGTNLCAELVERGHEVTALSRSPDDEGLPDGVESAMGDVSAYDSIANTVADHDAVVNLVSLSPLYKPRGGPGHEEVHLGGTENLVRAAEAGDATRFLQISALGADPNGATAYIRAKGKAEAVVTESSLEWTIVRPSVVFGDGSEFIEFTKTLTTPYVTGLPGGGKTRFQPIWIGDLVPMLAETLEDDAHVGETYELAGPQIATLADITELVYAAEGKDVTIVSIPMGLAKLGLSAVDSLPFVPFGPDQARSLEFDNTVDDNDVTAFGRDPADLRTLGSYLGLERTGTREKRPETV
- the tmk gene encoding dTMP kinase yields the protein MLVTLEGLDGSGKTTVREALEERYPDAVFTREPTDDSWYGDAVYRSIEDDDADPLAELFLYTADHADHLSRVIDPALERGDLVISDRYSDSRFAYQGATLAAADGHDLDDPLEYVIDIHRPFSTEPDLTVYLDLDPEAAATRAGTTNKFERAEYLEAVRENYERLIERDPDRFVRVDATQSPDAVLEAVTDAIATAADSE
- a CDS encoding Lrp/AsnC family transcriptional regulator, which produces MVHAFIMVKTAAGKSEGLLAEIDGLESVADAHIVAGNYDIIAEVDAAEVYDVLQTVSSSIQGLDGVTDTKTYIAMG
- a CDS encoding potassium channel family protein yields the protein MRFVIIGAGRVGLRTARVLRDEDHEVTMVERDEPTLRRARDQGFPVVEGDGSREDVLEEAGITEADAVGALTGDLNVNFTACMIGDHYGCRTVMRIDEAYREGIYRKYAEQVDEIIYPERLGAIGAKNALLGGTIRAIADIAPHLQVVELTITSEAPVNGYTISELQLPADATLLAFGKGEAPLEIPTEDLSIEDDDRLVVLADFAVLSEVRQLLVGETAKRAAANAGAGSSSAATELLETETDSEPETESDSGGVN
- a CDS encoding Lrp/AsnC family transcriptional regulator, whose translation is MVTAFIMIKANTGEADRLRDSIESIDGVQSAHIVAGDVDLIAKAVVETPAEVKAIAATHIQAIEGVEDTQTYIAMD
- a CDS encoding DUF5813 family protein, whose protein sequence is MTDLPDPVASELESHDAFDRTGDGYDLATTVFETTITADDADGKRDGRFRVTVFLPSLDAAVADEVVADPVEDGWFETLERRLQDVFTVAHTSTHDEPVVERDADEVRVRLEYTAWDAGEGVDDAKALIEFVEGTFAQGIIPGYEYQGEAATLLENAQSRGQQAADGDGSSGGMPL